One Solanum lycopersicum chromosome 4, SLM_r2.1 DNA window includes the following coding sequences:
- the LOC138348037 gene encoding secreted RxLR effector protein 161-like: MGKEFEMSMMGELTFFLGLQIKQSSNGISICQEKGIIGSLLYLTARRPDIVYSVGMCARFQACPRDSHLKAAKCILRYLKKTGDLVLFYPAEDTFDLIGFADADFAGYQVDRKSTSGMAHFLGSSLISWGTKKQNFVALSTAKPEYVAAAACCSQLLWIKQHL; the protein is encoded by the exons atgggaaaggaatttgaaatgagcatgatgggtgaaCTGACATTCTTCCTGGGTTtacaaatcaagcaatcatcaaatggaaTTTCAATTTGTCAGGAAAA AGGAATCATTGGATCCTTGTTATATCTGACTGCAAGGAGGCCTGATATTGtttatagtgttggaatgtgtgccaggtttcaagcatgtcctcgtgaCTCACACTTGAAGGCTGCAAAATGCATTCTTAGGTACTTGAAGAAAACaggggacctggttctcttCTATCCAGCAGAAGATACTTTTGATCTAATTggttttgcagatgctgattttgctggttatcaagttgacaggaagagtacttctggaatggctcatttccttggatcatcactCATCTCTTGGGGAACCAAGAAGCAGAACTTTGTGGCTCTTTCAACTGCTAAACCTGAGTATGTGGCTGCTGCAGCCTGCTGTTCACAGTTGTTGTGGATCAAGCAACACTTGTAA
- the LOC101251082 gene encoding agamous-like MADS-box protein AGL28, with protein MATRINKGSQRVDMVKMKNARNLQVTFSKRLAGLLKKALELCMLCGAKIIIVAFSPSDNGDFSFGPTSISPSVERIRYILLQYPEDACLKNFVVVNEAFQVAAMIEKLPSTWNDFKNYLKRKHKEMNLEVLVIRLKIEEDNKTIEKKSCKSPTIIRVNIVEEAPTKEKKRKKSNG; from the exons ATGGCAACAAGGATCAACAAGGGTTCTCAAAGGGTTGACATGGTGAAAATGAAGAATGCGAGGAACTTACAAGTTACGTTCTCTAAGCGTCTTGCTGGTCTGTTAAAAAAGGCTCTTGAACTTTGTATGTTGTGTGGTGCTAAAATTATCATTGTGGCATTTTCACCGAGCGATAATGGAGATTTCTCCTTTGGTCCCACTAGCATAAGCCCATCGGTGGAGAG GATTAGATATATATTGTTGCAATAtccagaagatgcatgcttgaaaaattttgtggtagtaaatgaagctttccaagtggctgcaatgattGAGAAGTTGCCTTCTACGTGGAACgacttcaagaattatctaaagcgcAAGCATAAGGAAATGAATCTTGAAGTTCTTGTGATtcggctcaagattgaggaagataacaaaaCCATCGAAAAAAAGTCATGTAAGAGTCCAACAATCATtagagttaatattgttgaagaagctcctactaaagagaaaaagagaaagaagtccaacggaTAG